A region from the Triticum aestivum cultivar Chinese Spring chromosome 3D, IWGSC CS RefSeq v2.1, whole genome shotgun sequence genome encodes:
- the LOC123073519 gene encoding homeobox-leucine zipper protein HOX15, which produces MFMAQEEPGLALGLSLGSGAGHHHHQLPQPKEAVPLEPYLSLSLAGAGAVKREEEERALIYCSAASSAADDLVEGYNSSGGGSRKKLRLTKDQTALLEDHFKEQSTLSHKQKASLARQLNLRPRQVEVWFQNRRARTKLKQTEVDCKLLKRCCETLTEENRRLHRELQHLRALHHHQHHHPAAAFFIPSAATAASVCPSCTGAPPAHAADRPATKRSFFATKSAAC; this is translated from the exons ATGTTCATGGCGCAGGAAGAGCCCGGCCTAGCCCTGGGCCTCTCCCTCGGCTCCGGTGCcgggcaccaccaccaccagctgccTCAGCCGAAAGAAGCGGTGCCTCTGGAGCCGTACCTGTCCCTGAGCCTGGCCGGCGCCGGCGCGgtgaagagggaggaggaggagagggccctGATCTACTGCTCGGCAGCGTCGTCGGCGGCGGACGACCTGGTCGAGGGGTACAACAGCAGCGGTGGCGGCAGCCGGAAGAAGCTGAGGCTGACCAAGGACCAGACGGCGCTCCTGGAAGATCACTTCAAGGAGCAGAGCACCCTCAGCCAT AAGCAGAAGGCATCTTTGGCAAGGCAGCTCAACCTCAGGCCAAGGCAGGTTGAGGTTTGGTTCCAGAACAGAAGAGCCAG GACGAAGCTGAAGCAAACGGAGGTGGACTGCAAGCTGCTCAAGCGCTGCTGCGAGACGCTAACGGAGGAGAACCGCCGCCTCCACCGTGAGCTCCAGCACCTCCGCGCCCTccaccaccaccaacaccaccacccagcCGCCGCTTTCTTCATTCCGTCCGCCGCCACGGCGGCCTCCGTTTGCCCTTCCTGCACCGGTGCACCGCCTGCCCACGCCGCCGACCGCCCTGCCACCAAACGCAGCTTCTTCGCCACCAAATCCGCAGCTTGCTag